In the genome of Candoia aspera isolate rCanAsp1 chromosome 1, rCanAsp1.hap2, whole genome shotgun sequence, one region contains:
- the PNISR gene encoding arginine/serine-rich protein PNISR isoform X2, translating to MWDQGGQPWQQWPLNQQQWMQSFQHQQDPSQIDWAALAQAWIAQREASGQQGVVEQQGMMPNGQEMTGMEPGPNNHGNFQNDPNFNRMWQPEWSVPHQPPHPPPDQPWIPPAPGSMDIVPPSEDSNSQDSGEFAPDNRHIFNQNNHNFGGPPPDNFAMGPVNQFDYQHGATFGPPQGGFHPPYWQPGPPGPPGPPAPPAPPQNRRERPAFRDRQRSPITLPVKQEPPQIDAVKRRTLPAWIREGLEKMEREKQKKLEKERMEQQRSQLSKKEKKENTEPGEEDGPRLPQKSKFDSDEEEEDFDNVEATSSGKVSRSPSPTAHEEQSEPEMTEEEKEYQMMLLTKMLLTEILLDVTNEEIYYVAKDVHRKAIKAPAKQLAQSSALASLTGLGGLGGYGSGDSDDERSDRGSESSDTDDEELRHRIRQKQEAFWRKEREQQLLLEKQLEEEKLQNERIAKEMSELASKEQGSHSPLEDVKEAEEEDAFSEKKKSPKEITPDTEPKKEMKDKERAGRSRSKSSSSASSSANSRSSSSSSSSSTATSSSYSSSSGSSRSSTHSSSPKRKKRRSHSRSPKVRRSRSRSYSHRNRRERSRSRGKVRERQRSSRHRSIERRERRRNHSPSHDRNWERRRSDSHSRDRPASHSTRSGSRDRHKSEDQHRGVSGNRHKHSHDSKVQERKKERSRSVEKDKKKNRERDRDQEKRREKQRKEDKDSKAGNHEERLKRKRDSERTLSRSDSLSSKMSKHDSRQESKRSSAKESKKHSGSESSTRSSSESRGSSKEKKPKKSKHSRSRSMEKSQRSGKKASRKHKSKSRSR from the exons ATGTGGGATCAAGGTGGGCAGCCTTGGCAACAGTGGCCTTTGAATCAGCAGCAATGGATGCAGTCATTTCAGCATCAGCAAGAtccaa GCCAAATTGACTGGGCGGCATTAGCTCAAGCATGGATTGCTCAGCGGGAAGCATCGGGTCAGCAGGGTGTGGTAGAACAGCAAGGGATGATGCCAAATGGCCAGGAGATGACAGGAATGGAACCTGGTCCAAACAACCATGGTAATTTTCAGAATGATCCAAACTTCAATAGAATGTGGCAGCCAG AATGGAGCGTGCCCCACCAGCCACCTCATCCGCCTCCAGATCAGCCATGGATTCCTCCAGCCCCTGGATCAATGGATATTGTTCCTCCATCTGAAGACAGTAACAGTCAGGATAGTGGGGAATTTGCCCCTGACAACAGGCACATATTTAACCAGAATAATCACAACTTTGGGGGACCACCACCTGATAACTTTGCAATGGGGCCAGTGAACCAGTTTGACTATCAG CATGGGGCTACTTTTGGTCCACCTCAAGGTGGATTTCATCCACCTTACTGGCAGCCTGGACCACCGGGGCCCCCAGGGCCTCCAGCACCTCCTGCACCTCCTCAGAATCGAAGGGAAAGGCCAGCATTTAGAGATCGCCAGCGATCACCGATCACATTGCCAGTGAAACAGGAACCCCCTCAAATTG ATGCTGTTAAACGTAGAACTCTACCTGCTTGGATTCGTGAGGGCTTAGAGAAGATGGAAAGGGAAAAACAGAAGAAGCtagaaaaagagagaatggaaCAGCAGCGTTCTCAACTgtctaaaaaggaaaagaaggaaaatacagAACCAGGAGAAGAAGATGGACCTCGGTTACCACAGAAAAGTAAATTT gatagtgatgaagaagaagaggatTTTGATAATGTAGAGGCTACAAGTAGTGGAAAAGTCAGCAGAAGCCCATCTCCAACTGCTCATGAGGAGCAGAGTGAACCAGAAAtgacagaggaagaaaaggagtaTCAGATG ATGTTGCTGACAAAAATGTTGCTGACAGAAATTCTCCTAGATGTCACCAATGAAGAAATTTATTATGTGGCTAAAGATGTCCATCGTAAAGCAATAAAAG CTCCTGCAAAACAGCTGGCACAGTCCAGTGCATTGGCTTCCCTCACTGGACTTG GTGGACTGGGTGGTTATGGATCAGGAGACAGTGACGATGAGAGGAGTGACAGAGGCTCTGAGTCATCTGATACTGATGATGAGGAACTACGACACAGAATCAGGCAAAAACAAGAAGCATtttggaggaaggagagagaacagCAACTACTGCTAGAGAAACAGCTGGAAG AAGAAAAGCTCCAAAATGAGAGAATTGCAAAAGAGATGAGTGAACTTGCCAGTAAAGAGCAAGGCAGCCATTCACCACTAGAAGATGTGAAGGAAGCTGAGGAGGAGGATGCCTTTAGTGAAAAGAAAAAGTCTCCAAAAGAAATAACACCAGACACCGAACCcaaaaaagagatgaaagacaAAGAGAGAGCAGGAAGGAGTAGGTCAAAAAGCTCAAGCAGTGCTAGTTCAAGTGCTaatagcagaagcagcagcagcagcagcagcagcagcacagctaCTAGTTCGTCCTATAGTAGTAGTTCTGGCAGCAGCCGCAGCTCTACACATTCCTCCTCacccaaaaggaaaaagaggcGTAGTCATAGCAGGTCACCGAAAGTTAGGCGTAGCAGAAGTAGGAGCTACTCGCATAGGAACCGGAGAgagaggagcaggagcaggggCAAGGTAAGAGAAAGACAGAGATCTAGCAGACACAGGAGTATAGAAAGGCGGGAGAGGAGAAGGAACCATAGTCCTTCCCATGACCGAAACTGGGAGAGACGTAGAAGCGATAGTCACTCAAGAGATAGACCTGCCAGCCATTCCACCCGCAGTGGGAGTCGAGATAGGCATAAAAGCGAAGACCAGCACAGGGGCGTAAGCGGGAACAGGCACAAACATAGTCACGATAGCAaagttcaagaaaggaaaaaggagcgCAGCAGGAGCGTAGAGAAGGATAAAAAGAAGAACAGGGAGAGGGACCGAGATCAGGAGAAGCgcagagagaagcagagaaaagaagacaaagacagcAAAGCTGGCAATCATGAGGAGAgattgaaaaggaaaagagatagtGAAAGAACGCTCTCTCGCAGCGATTCCCTGTCTTCAAAAATGTCAAAGCATGATTCTAGGCAGGAGAGCAAGAGAAGTTCTGCCAAAGAGAGCAAAAAGCACTCGGGTTCGGAGTCTAGCACGAGAAGCAGTTCCGAGTCCCGAGGCAGCAGCAAAGAAAAGAAGCCGAAGAAATCAAAGCATAGTCGGTCACGGTCCATGGAGAAATCTCAAAGGTCTGGTAAGAAGGCAAGCCGCAAACACAAGTCTAAATCACGATCAAGGTAG
- the PNISR gene encoding arginine/serine-rich protein PNISR isoform X1, translating into MWDQGGQPWQQWPLNQQQWMQSFQHQQDPSQIDWAALAQAWIAQREASGQQGVVEQQGMMPNGQEMTGMEPGPNNHGNFQNDPNFNRMWQPEWSVPHQPPHPPPDQPWIPPAPGSMDIVPPSEDSNSQDSGEFAPDNRHIFNQNNHNFGGPPPDNFAMGPVNQFDYQHGATFGPPQGGFHPPYWQPGPPGPPGPPAPPAPPQNRRERPAFRDRQRSPITLPVKQEPPQIDAVKRRTLPAWIREGLEKMEREKQKKLEKERMEQQRSQLSKKEKKENTEPGEEDGPRLPQKSKFDSDEEEEDFDNVEATSSGKVSRSPSPTAHEEQSEPEMTEEEKEYQMMLLTKMLLTEILLDVTNEEIYYVAKDVHRKAIKAPAKQLAQSSALASLTGLGGLGGYGSGDSDDERSDRGSESSDTDDEELRHRIRQKQEAFWRKEREQQLLLEKQLEEEKLQNERIAKEMSELASKEQGSHSPLEDVKEAEEEDAFSEKKKSPKEITPDTEPKKEMKDKERAGRSRSKSSSSASSSANSRSSSSSSSSSTATSSSYSSSSGSSRSSTHSSSPKRKKRRSHSRSPKVRRSRSRSYSHRNRRERSRSRGKVRERQRSSRHRSIERRERRRNHSPSHDRNWERRRSDSHSRDRPASHSTRSGSRDRHKSEDQHRGVSGNRHKHSHDSKVQERKKERSRSVEKDKKKNRERDRDQEKRREKQRKEDKDSKAGNHEERLKRKRDSERTLSRSDSLSSKMSKHDSRQESKRSSAKESKKHSGSESSTRSSSESRGSSKEKKPKKSKHSRSRSMEKSQRSGKKASRKHKSKSRSRSMTPRRKR; encoded by the exons ATGTGGGATCAAGGTGGGCAGCCTTGGCAACAGTGGCCTTTGAATCAGCAGCAATGGATGCAGTCATTTCAGCATCAGCAAGAtccaa GCCAAATTGACTGGGCGGCATTAGCTCAAGCATGGATTGCTCAGCGGGAAGCATCGGGTCAGCAGGGTGTGGTAGAACAGCAAGGGATGATGCCAAATGGCCAGGAGATGACAGGAATGGAACCTGGTCCAAACAACCATGGTAATTTTCAGAATGATCCAAACTTCAATAGAATGTGGCAGCCAG AATGGAGCGTGCCCCACCAGCCACCTCATCCGCCTCCAGATCAGCCATGGATTCCTCCAGCCCCTGGATCAATGGATATTGTTCCTCCATCTGAAGACAGTAACAGTCAGGATAGTGGGGAATTTGCCCCTGACAACAGGCACATATTTAACCAGAATAATCACAACTTTGGGGGACCACCACCTGATAACTTTGCAATGGGGCCAGTGAACCAGTTTGACTATCAG CATGGGGCTACTTTTGGTCCACCTCAAGGTGGATTTCATCCACCTTACTGGCAGCCTGGACCACCGGGGCCCCCAGGGCCTCCAGCACCTCCTGCACCTCCTCAGAATCGAAGGGAAAGGCCAGCATTTAGAGATCGCCAGCGATCACCGATCACATTGCCAGTGAAACAGGAACCCCCTCAAATTG ATGCTGTTAAACGTAGAACTCTACCTGCTTGGATTCGTGAGGGCTTAGAGAAGATGGAAAGGGAAAAACAGAAGAAGCtagaaaaagagagaatggaaCAGCAGCGTTCTCAACTgtctaaaaaggaaaagaaggaaaatacagAACCAGGAGAAGAAGATGGACCTCGGTTACCACAGAAAAGTAAATTT gatagtgatgaagaagaagaggatTTTGATAATGTAGAGGCTACAAGTAGTGGAAAAGTCAGCAGAAGCCCATCTCCAACTGCTCATGAGGAGCAGAGTGAACCAGAAAtgacagaggaagaaaaggagtaTCAGATG ATGTTGCTGACAAAAATGTTGCTGACAGAAATTCTCCTAGATGTCACCAATGAAGAAATTTATTATGTGGCTAAAGATGTCCATCGTAAAGCAATAAAAG CTCCTGCAAAACAGCTGGCACAGTCCAGTGCATTGGCTTCCCTCACTGGACTTG GTGGACTGGGTGGTTATGGATCAGGAGACAGTGACGATGAGAGGAGTGACAGAGGCTCTGAGTCATCTGATACTGATGATGAGGAACTACGACACAGAATCAGGCAAAAACAAGAAGCATtttggaggaaggagagagaacagCAACTACTGCTAGAGAAACAGCTGGAAG AAGAAAAGCTCCAAAATGAGAGAATTGCAAAAGAGATGAGTGAACTTGCCAGTAAAGAGCAAGGCAGCCATTCACCACTAGAAGATGTGAAGGAAGCTGAGGAGGAGGATGCCTTTAGTGAAAAGAAAAAGTCTCCAAAAGAAATAACACCAGACACCGAACCcaaaaaagagatgaaagacaAAGAGAGAGCAGGAAGGAGTAGGTCAAAAAGCTCAAGCAGTGCTAGTTCAAGTGCTaatagcagaagcagcagcagcagcagcagcagcagcacagctaCTAGTTCGTCCTATAGTAGTAGTTCTGGCAGCAGCCGCAGCTCTACACATTCCTCCTCacccaaaaggaaaaagaggcGTAGTCATAGCAGGTCACCGAAAGTTAGGCGTAGCAGAAGTAGGAGCTACTCGCATAGGAACCGGAGAgagaggagcaggagcaggggCAAGGTAAGAGAAAGACAGAGATCTAGCAGACACAGGAGTATAGAAAGGCGGGAGAGGAGAAGGAACCATAGTCCTTCCCATGACCGAAACTGGGAGAGACGTAGAAGCGATAGTCACTCAAGAGATAGACCTGCCAGCCATTCCACCCGCAGTGGGAGTCGAGATAGGCATAAAAGCGAAGACCAGCACAGGGGCGTAAGCGGGAACAGGCACAAACATAGTCACGATAGCAaagttcaagaaaggaaaaaggagcgCAGCAGGAGCGTAGAGAAGGATAAAAAGAAGAACAGGGAGAGGGACCGAGATCAGGAGAAGCgcagagagaagcagagaaaagaagacaaagacagcAAAGCTGGCAATCATGAGGAGAgattgaaaaggaaaagagatagtGAAAGAACGCTCTCTCGCAGCGATTCCCTGTCTTCAAAAATGTCAAAGCATGATTCTAGGCAGGAGAGCAAGAGAAGTTCTGCCAAAGAGAGCAAAAAGCACTCGGGTTCGGAGTCTAGCACGAGAAGCAGTTCCGAGTCCCGAGGCAGCAGCAAAGAAAAGAAGCCGAAGAAATCAAAGCATAGTCGGTCACGGTCCATGGAGAAATCTCAAAGGTCTGGTAAGAAGGCAAGCCGCAAACACAAGTCTAAATCACGATCAAG atCAATGACTCCTCGTCGTAAACGCTGA
- the COQ3 gene encoding ubiquinone biosynthesis O-methyltransferase, mitochondrial, whose translation MESWARSSLRGARRLWVPRPHVAGSRTACWRPLNLWALSGNHNSQLHQIFQESFHVKVQLNYGVLVNLPKVRNKMSLTSQPYSTTVDAEEMKKFQPLAHKWWDEDGEYAALHSMNDIRVPFIRDTVLNMKNDHQLGSPLFSMKILDVGCGGGLLSEPLGRLGASVTGIDPLEDNIRTAELHKSFDPVLTKRIQYRTCTLEDIVEEESEKFDIIVASEVVEHVADVEKLIRCFGEVLKPEGSLFITTINKTQLSYIFGIIFAERLLGIVPAGTHDWEKFIAPEELERLLESNGFLVKVVKGMLYNPLFGSWSWIGSTSINYALHAIKASMQEQLDLKEASTEHQQAEANIRTAS comes from the exons ATGGAGAGCTGGGCTAGGAGCTCGCTGCGGGGAGCGAGGCGGCTGTGGGTTCCTCGCCCCCATGTGGCGGGAAGCCGGACGGCCTGTTGGCGCCCCCTGAATCTGTGGGCATTATCGG GTAATCACAATAGTCAACTTCATCAGATATTTCAAGAATCCTTCCATGTGAAAGTTCAGTTAAACTATGGCGTACTTGTTAATTTGCCTaaagtgagaaacaaaat GTCACTCACAAGTCAACCATACAGCACAACAGTAGatgcagaagaaatgaaaaaattccaACCGTTGGCACACAAGTGGTGGGATGAAGATGGAGAATATGCAGCCCTTCATTCTATGAATGATATTAGAGTGCCTTTCATTAG AGATACTGTATTGAATATGAAAAATGACCATCAGCTAGGAAGCCCTCTCTTTAGCATGAAGATCCTAGATGTTGGCTGTGGCGGTGGATTGCTTTCTGAG CCCCTAGGTAGACTGGGAGCTTCAGTTACTGGAATTGATCCTTTGGAAGACAACATTCGGACAGCGGAACTGCATAAATCATTTGATCCAGTCCTTACTAAGAGGATTCAGTACAGAACCTGTACACTAGAGGATATTGTGGAAGAGGAATCAGAAAAATTTGACATCATTGTTGCTTCTGAAGTAGTAGAACATGTGGCTGATGTTGAAAAGCTAATCAGATGCTTTGGTGAAGTGTTGAAA CCTGAAGGTTCCCTCTTTATTACTACAATCAACAAAACACAGCTTTCCTATATTTTTGGCATTATTTTTGCTGAGAGATTACTGGGCATTGTTCCGGCAGGCACTCATGACTGGGAGAAGTTCATAGCACCTGAAGAGTTAGAGCGTCTCCTAGAATCGA ATGGTTTTTTAGTTAAGGTAGTCAAAGGCATGTTATACAACCCCCTTTTTGGATCCTGGAGCTGGATTGGAAGCACTAGCATTAACTATGCACTCCATGCGATTAAAGCAAGTATGCAAGAACAACTGGATCTG